TGACGATTATAACGATGACGATTTTAATATAGATGAATTTAAAAACGAATTGGTTGAATGTGTATGGTTTATTACTGAATTTAAAAGAGACAATATAGATCAAACTCCACAATTTGTAAATTATATTTTAAACTTTAAGGAAGATGGCACCGTTGTAACAGGCTTTACAGGAGCAACAACTAATGAGGGTACTTGGAGCACGACTGTAAGTGATAATGGAGCAAAATTGACAATTGAATTCGATTCCTCGACAGATTTTAACCTAGAGTGGAATGTCTATGATATTGGAGACGACAAAATAAAGTTATATAACGGCGATAGTAACCGTGTTATAATGAAACAATTTTGCGATGAAGATTTACATGAGTTAACTACTGAGGGTGTTAGTGAAATTTTGAGAGATTGTTCTTGGATAATTAAAAGCGTGAAGAACAATGGAGATCAGATTGATAGATTATTGGGTGGCGCGTTAGAGTTTCAACCGCAAGGTGTAATAACCCTTACCAATAATGCTATGGTTTCTCAAGGTACATGGGCAATTACAACAAATGCACAAGGTCGTTTTGTAGTAGCTATTTCAATAGGTGATGAAGGTGCTGTAAGTTTTGAGTGGTTGTTGAGCGATTTAAAAGATAGCATTGTAAAGTTCAATGTAGAAGAGACTTTCTATGAATTGGTAATCGTTAAAAAATGTATGGATGATGACGATGAAGATGAGGATATCACATACGTTAAAAATATTTTTGATAATACGGAATGGAATGTTGCTTTGTTCTCGGAGAACGATGACGAGTCTACAGATCTGTATGTGAACGATACTTTTTACCTGGCAAATGACGGTACTTTAGAAATAAGAAATCCTAATGGGGTGGTTTTAAGTAATGGCACATGGTTTGTGTATAGAAATGCATTTAGCGGTAAGTTAGAAATGATTATTTCTTTTGAAGAGGGTAGCAACTATTATCCTTTTGCAAATGACTATCAAATTTTAGAGATAGATGAAACAAGAATTGAGCTTAAGCACGAAAACGATACTGGTTTATATGACCATTTGGTTTTAGAAAGAGCGTAAAAGTAAGGCATCCAGAAATATACCGTCAACAGTAAAGAGTTGGGCCTCGTTGGCGGTATTGATGGAGGTTTTAGTTCAGGAGTTTATGAAAATGTAATTCCTTTTTTGCCCCACAAGCATCATTAGAGCATCCATTTATAGTGGATGCTCTTTTGTTTTGTTTATTTTCTAGTTCTTGCTACCAATTTTACATTGATATTATTAAATTTGTAACCCCTTAAAAAAGAAAAGATGTTCGATAATTTAAGCGATAAGCTAGACAAGGCATTACATGTACTAAAAGGACATGGTCAAATTACAGAAATTAATGTTGCAGAGACTACCAAGGAAGTACGCCGAGCTTTATTGGATGCGGATGTTAACTTTAAAATAGCCAAAGAATTTACCAATAGGGTAAAAGAAAAGGCATTGGGGCAAGATGTATTGACAACTTTACAACCTGGTCAGTTAATGGTCAAGATTGTAAAGGATGAGCTTACTCAATTAATGGGTGGTGAGTCTGAAGGTATTAACCTATCTGGTAATCCATCCGTAATATTAATGTCCGGTTTACAGGGTTCTGGTAAGACTACCTTTTCTGGTAAGCTTGCTAATTTCCTAAAAACAAAAAAATCTAAAAAGCCATTATTGGTTGCTTGTGATGTATATCGTCCTGCAGCAATAGATCAGTTGCACGTGGTTGGTGAGCAAATAGGTGTGCCTGTATATTCTGATAGGGAAAATACAGATCCTGTTTCCATCGCTCAAGCAGGTATTGCTAAGGCCAAGGCAGAAGGACATAACGTGGTTATCATAGATACCGCTGGTCGTTTAGCGGTTGATGAGAAAATGATGGCAGAGATATCTGACATCCATAAAGCAATACAACCTCAAGAGACTTTGTTCGTTGTAGATTCTATGACGGGTCAAGATGCTGTGAATACGGCAAAAGCCTTTAACGATATCTTGAATTTCGATGGGGTTATCTTAACTAAGTTAGATGGTGATACCCGTGGTGGTGCAGCTATTTCTATTAAATCGGTCGTTGATAAGCCAATTAAATTTATTGGTACGGGTGAAAAGATGGAAGCTATTGATATCTTCTATCCTTCACGTATGGCCGATCGTATTCTGGGTATGGGTGATGTTATATCACTTGTTGAAAGAGCGCAAGAGCAGTTTGATGAAGAGGAAGCTAGAAAGATTCAAAAGAAAATCGCCAAAAATAAATTCGGATTCGATGATTTCCTGAGCCAAATTCAACAAATCAAGAAGATGGGTAATATGAAAGACCTTATGGGGATGATTCCTGGTGCAGGAAAAGCCCTAAAAGGTTTGGATATTGATGATGATGCCTTCAAGCATATTGAAGCTATTATTTATTCAATGACTCCAGATGAGCGTTCTACGCCTTCTAAATTAAATGCAAGTAGAAAAAAACGTATTGCAAAAGGTGCGGGTAGGGAAGTTCAGGAAATTAATCAGCTTTTAAAACAGTTTGACCAAATGAGCAAAATGATGAAAATGATGCAAGGCGGTGGCGGTAAAAAGATGATGCAGATGATGGGCGCGATGAAAGGAATGAAATAACAACCGAACAACACAACTTAAAAGAAGCGGATATGGAAATATTGGATGGTAAAAAAGTATCCAACGAAATAAAGGAAGAAATCAAGGCAGAGGTTGCCAAGATGAGAGAACGTGGCGAAAAAGTGCCGCATTTAGCAGCAATTATTGTTGGTAATGATGGGGCTAGCTTAACCTACGTAGGAAGTAAAGTACGTTCTTGTGAGCGTATCGGTTTTGAGTCTACCTTAATTCAAATGCCTAGCACCACTTCTGAGCAAGAATTGTTGAAAAAAATAAAAGAGTTGAACGTTGATGACGATATTGACGGGTTCATTGTTCAATTACCATTACCAGAGCAAATTGATACCCAAAAGGTAATTATGGCCGTAG
The genomic region above belongs to Maribacter hydrothermalis and contains:
- the ffh gene encoding signal recognition particle protein, translated to MFDNLSDKLDKALHVLKGHGQITEINVAETTKEVRRALLDADVNFKIAKEFTNRVKEKALGQDVLTTLQPGQLMVKIVKDELTQLMGGESEGINLSGNPSVILMSGLQGSGKTTFSGKLANFLKTKKSKKPLLVACDVYRPAAIDQLHVVGEQIGVPVYSDRENTDPVSIAQAGIAKAKAEGHNVVIIDTAGRLAVDEKMMAEISDIHKAIQPQETLFVVDSMTGQDAVNTAKAFNDILNFDGVILTKLDGDTRGGAAISIKSVVDKPIKFIGTGEKMEAIDIFYPSRMADRILGMGDVISLVERAQEQFDEEEARKIQKKIAKNKFGFDDFLSQIQQIKKMGNMKDLMGMIPGAGKALKGLDIDDDAFKHIEAIIYSMTPDERSTPSKLNASRKKRIAKGAGREVQEINQLLKQFDQMSKMMKMMQGGGGKKMMQMMGAMKGMK